One window of Trifolium pratense cultivar HEN17-A07 linkage group LG5, ARS_RC_1.1, whole genome shotgun sequence genomic DNA carries:
- the LOC123886309 gene encoding exopolygalacturonase-like, with protein MVAIFLFVMCLLVYSTEAQVQYKVFNVNDYGANADGNTDNSVIKAFLKAWSDACRWQGKSTILIPQGTYMLKEVIFSGPCNAWMNFKIEGTLKAPSDPYSFKTENWINFRYINKLNVGGGGTLDGQGSSAWETNDCTKNPNCRPLPTTMKFDFITNGNIHHLRSINSKQSHFVVFGCDQMTFTKLRIIAPDESPNTDGIKIGKSKGINITSVTIGTGDDCIAMLAGTRNVLISDVFCGPGHGISVGSLGKNEGEEDVDNIVVKNCTISGTNNGVRIKSWAVQLKKTLMASNFLYEDIVMDNVQFPIIIDQDYCPHSSCQEDSSVQSSVQISNVAYKNIRGSGNSEVAASFKCSQNKPCQGITMDNINLWPYASDSGSLSNVCLNVNGASYGQHNPPSCI; from the exons atggttgcaatttttttgtttgtgatgTGCTTACTAGTTTATAGTACAGAAGCACAAGTTCAATACAAGGTTTTTAATGTGAATGATTATGGTGCAAATGCTGATGGCAATACTGACAATAGTGTG ATAAAGGCATTTTTGAAAGCATGGAGTGATGCATGTAGATGGCAAGGAAAGTCAACTATTTTGATTCCACAAGGAACATATATGCTTAAAGAAGTTATATTTAGTGGTCCATGCAATGCTTGGATGAACTTTAAAATAGAAGGAACATTGAAGGCTCCAAGTGATCCATATTCATTTAAGACTGAGAATTGGATAAATTTTAGATATATTAACAAATTGAATGTTGGTGGAGGTGGCACATTGGATGGTCAAGGATCTTCTGCTTGGGAAACTAATGATTGCACTAAGAATCCAAATTGTCGCCCTCTACCTACT ACAATGAAATTTGACTTCATCACAAATGGTAATATCCATCACTTGCGCTCTATAAACAGCAAACAAAGCCATTTTGTGGTATTTGGATGTGACCAGATGACATTTACAAAACTAAGAATAATAGCTCCTGATGAGAGCCCTAACACAGATGGTATCAAAATAGGGAAGTCAAAAGGAATAAATATCACAAGTGTGACCATCGGAACCGGTGATGATTGCATAGCTATGCTCGCCGGTACGAGGAATGTTTTGATTTCAGATGTTTTTTGTGGTCCTGGTCATGGAATTAGTGTTGGAAGTCTTGGTAAAAATGAGGGTGAAGAAGATGTTGATAACATAGTTGTGAAGAATTGTACTATTAGTGGCACAAATAATGGTGTTAGAATTAAATCATGGGCTGTTCAATTGAAGAAAACCTTGATGGCTTCTAATTTTCTCTATGAAGATATTGTGATGGATAATGTGCAATTTCCTATTATCATTGATCAAGATTATTGTCCACATTCTTCATGTCAG GAGGATTCAAGTGTACAATCAAGTGTACAAATAAGCAATGTGGCTTACAAAAATATTAGAGGAAGTGGAAATTCAGAAGTTGCAGCAAGTTTCAAATGCAGTCAAAATAAACCATGCCAAGGCATTACAATGGATAATATTAATTTGTGGCCTTATGCTAGTGATAGTGGAAGTCTAAGCAATGTGTGTTTAAATGTTAATGGTGCTTCTTATGGCCAACATAATCCACCTTCTTGCATATAG